Proteins encoded within one genomic window of Natator depressus isolate rNatDep1 chromosome 1, rNatDep2.hap1, whole genome shotgun sequence:
- the LOC141974292 gene encoding olfactory receptor 52L1-like: MSPINNGSLRPSAFLLVGIPGLETTQHWVAIPLCFMYIVALLGNGIVLFVIRTDPSLHEPMYLFLAMLTITDLVLSTSTLPKMLSIFWLGSREIGFHACLTQLFFIHASSLVESGILVAMALDRYVAICNPLRHAAILKISMVAKIALLVLVRGLVVIAPLPLLLRRLPFCQAYIIPHSYCEHMAVVKLACTDTTVNAAYGLVVALLVGGLDSMSITLSYVMILQAVFGLPSTQARLKALSTCMSHLCVILMFYVPGLFSFLVHRFGQSVPNPIHILLANLYLLVSPMLNPVVYGVKTKQIRSRVTRVFHVRGP, from the coding sequence ATGTCACCCATCAACAACGGCAGCCTGAGACCTTCCGCATTCCTCCTGGTCGGCATACCGGGGCTGGAAACCACGCAGCACTGGGTCGCGATCCCTCTGTGCTTCATGTATATTGTGGCCCTGCTGGGGAACGGCATTGTTCTGTTTGTTATAAGGACAGACCCCAGCCTGCATGAGCCCATGTATCTCTTCCTGGCCATGCTGACCATCACCGACCTGGTGCTGTCCACATCCACCCtgcccaaaatgctgagcatcttctggcTGGGATCCAGGGAGATCGGGTTCCACGCCTGCCTCacccagctgttcttcatccatgctTCCTCGCTGGTGGAGTCGGGCATCCTGGTGGCCATGGCATTAGACCGCTACGTGGCCATCTGCAACCCCCTGCGGCATGCAGCCATCTTGAAAATCAGTATGGTGGCCAAGATAGCGCTGCTGGTCTTGGTCAGAGGCCTCGTTGTGATAGCCCCCTTGCCCTTGCTCCTCAGGAGGCTGCCCTTCTGCCAGGCCTACATCATCCCCCACTCCTACTGCGAGCACATGGCCGTGGTGAAGCTGGCCTGCACAGACACCACGGTCAATGCAGCATACGGCCTGGTCGTGGCCCTGCTGGTGGGGGGGCTGGATAGCATGTCCATCACTCTGTCCTACGTGATGATCCTTCAGGCTGTCTTCGGCCTCCCTTCCACCCAGGCCCGGCTCAAGGCTCTCAGCACCTGCATGTCCCACCTCTGCGTCATCCTCATGTTCTATGTCCCTGGGCTCTTCTCCTTCCTGGTGCATCGCTTCGGCCAGAGTGTCCCCAACCCCATCCACATCCTGCTGGCCAACCTCTACCTCCTGGTGTCACCCATGCTGAACCCCGTCGTGTACGGGGTGAAAACCAAGCAGATCCGCAGTCGGGTGACCAGGGTCTTCCACGTGAGGGGCCCCTGA